The nucleotide sequence TCCATGAAATCGACTGAGGCAAATTAAAACTTCAGTCAACCGAGGATTAGCAAAATCGGAAATATAAAGGTGTGGCTAGCAGACACTCTCCGTGAGATGAATGTGTGTACTGCCCCTTTGTCCCATTGtggatcaagttggttttcctccTTGAGCTAGCTGCCTGTACAATGACCACACAACCACACGAGCTCATGAGCTCATCATGCATGTGCACTAGGATTTTCGAATCCAGCATCTGGCTAAAGATATTGTCCACTAGCAATTATCAAACCATACTCTACGAATAAAGTTTCCCAGAACTTGTGACCCCAGCTATTATATATATTTATGATTATGCTCAATCGGAAGAACAAGATGCACATTTATCCTAATATGTGGTGTTCTCAGTCATCTGAATTTTCTGTTTCTGTCTGAACTTCGGTCTTTATCCTTGGTATATATGTGTGCTAATTAATATTTAGGGCAAAACAATCAAGTGGCGTAATTATATGCGTCTATTAGCCTTGTCCTACATGAACTTGACGTAATTATATGCGAAATGTTGTGCTGGCGGCCTTGTCCTACATGAACTTGACGTAATTATATGCGTCTGTTAGCGGCAAACTTTGGTGCCTACAGCCCCTCTCAGTTCAGAAAATCTAAGAAGATCAGTTATTAGCCCATGCATATTTCACTTCTGATATTATTAGAGGACACCACTACTCTCGACAATCTAAGAAGTAgtcccttcatttttatatacaaggccactatggaatatacgttttgcatctatacaaggcttTGACCAATACATCCGGAGTAGTAATTATTGGTCAAAGCCTTATCTTTTGAAACAGATGGATCAGTACCCCATATATATTTAACTTGTGATTCCGTTCTGGAATTTGTACTGCTGACGACAAAGTGGTGCTACTTGCGCATTGGCAGGAATCCAATCGAATCCGAATCTGCTCCGATATTTGTGTGGATCGAGAGCCAAACTGTGCAAAAAACTCGACACAAGGCGTGATGTTTACCGGATTCCAAAACCTCGTACGGTACACAAAAAACAATTGTTGCAGGGATTCCCTGCCCCTTCACAGTCTCCAGGGATTGCAGCAAGTTACACTATTTATTAAGGGAATGATGGGATCAAGATCATTGATCACCATGCACTCTGCCTCCTTTGCTCATTACAAAATAAAATTGTTAATCTGCAAGTTGCATGTTTGGATGAGCACCTAGTCTTCATCCGGTTCATTCATATATAGGGGTGTGCAGATACATGCTTACACACACAACCATCTATTGGACTACTGAAGTGAAGATCTAGCTACCTAGCTAGCTTATATAGTGTGAGCGTTGGTGGGAGAAATTGAAATAACATATGTATAGTAATCAATTAGTTAAGGAGATCGAAGAGCTAGCATGGCTAGGGGCAAGATTGTGATTAGGAGGATTGAGAAGATGAGCAGCAGACAGGTCACCTTCTCCAAGCGGCGTCATGGCCTGATGAAGAAGGCACATGAGCTGGCAATCCTCTGTGATGTCCAGGTCGGtgtcatcgtcttctcctccaccGGTCACCTCTACGAGTAtgccagctccaccaccaccaccaccatgggcATGCCTTCCATCATTCATAAGTACCAATCTGCACAGGAGAACCACCAGCTGTTGAATCCAGTGTCACAAATCATGGTATGAACGCATATTGCCTCGTAACCTTGTTAAGTACTCCGGATGTTCCGAAATACATGATATCCTTGGTAAAAACCATTATCTTTTCATACAAACAAGTTAGTAAAATTATGGAACTATAAAACAGTTGTCATGACAAATGTAATGATATTATGTTCATTTGACTGacctcaatattttttatattgataGTGAAATTAGAGAAGCTTAATTTTTACTGATGTGTATCAGTGTCGTCTATTTTAGAACAAAAAGTGCACCAAGTATTCATATGAACATACTTTAGCATACACTGTAAGCCAGGAAAATTATTCATTATGCCTATATGCCAAATACTCATGGTAGTACCATTTCGTAATCATTATTTTATTAGTTTGTACGAAATTTGTGATATGAATTTGTAACGCTTTGCA is from Triticum aestivum cultivar Chinese Spring unplaced genomic scaffold, IWGSC CS RefSeq v2.1 scaffold220790, whole genome shotgun sequence and encodes:
- the LOC123176542 gene encoding MADS-box transcription factor ANR1, yielding MARGKIVIRRIEKMSSRQVTFSKRRHGLMKKAHELAILCDVQVGVIVFSSTGHLYEYASSTTTTTMGMPSIIHKYQSAQENHQLLNPVSQIMEANGGEIIKPRSQRLVFIGKSTREELTLY